A genomic stretch from Flavobacterium sp. KS-LB2 includes:
- a CDS encoding cupin domain-containing protein, producing the protein MKKYFIQKTPFVVPTTDGKLIEEHHGSASTNNLEISIAHMIAPPKWSEPYQTPEFEEYTYIIKGKKQFIIEGEIVILEAGQSIKIEKNTRVQYSNPFDEPCEYIAICKPAFDFTKVHREQ; encoded by the coding sequence ATGAAAAAATATTTTATCCAGAAAACTCCTTTCGTAGTTCCCACAACTGATGGTAAATTAATAGAGGAACACCATGGCAGTGCGAGCACAAACAATCTAGAAATTTCAATTGCACACATGATTGCTCCACCCAAATGGAGCGAACCTTACCAAACGCCAGAATTTGAAGAGTACACCTATATTATAAAAGGAAAGAAGCAATTTATCATTGAAGGTGAAATTGTGATCCTTGAAGCTGGGCAATCAATAAAAATTGAAAAAAATACGCGAGTACAATATTCCAATCCTTTTGATGAACCTTGCGAATATATTGCAATTTGCAAACCTGCTTTCGATTTTACTAAAGTTCATCGTGAGCAATAA
- a CDS encoding helicase HerA-like domain-containing protein: MSKKEDFIQQITTGYSTKGDSITLGGAILEGEALPDAHVKIPLKTLNRHGLIAGATGTGKTKTIQVLSEQLSSFGIPVLMMDIKGDFSGIAKEGEEKPFITERHTKINIPYNTASFPVELLSLSEQNGVRLRATISEFGPVLFSRILNLNDTQAGVVSVIFKYCDDHKMPLLDLKDIKKVINYITEEGKDEIEERYGKISTSTTGTILRKIIELEQQGAELFFGEISFDIEDLMRIDENGKGYVNILRLTDIQDKPKLFSTFMLSLLAEIYQQMPEKGDSDQPELVIFIDEAHLIFNEASKALLEQIETIVKLIRSKGIGIYFITQNPMDIPSGVLAQLGLKIQHALRAFTANDRKAIKQTADNYPTSEFYKTDEILTSLGIGEALVTALNEKGIPTPLAATMMRAPMSRMDVLTESEIQEINNKSKLVKKYSELIDRESAYEMLNKKITILEEEATEQEQAKTSEKEESKGPSTASVVGKSVLKVLTSATFIRGAFGILTKMFKK, translated from the coding sequence ATGAGCAAAAAAGAAGATTTCATACAGCAAATTACAACTGGATATAGCACCAAAGGAGATAGTATCACCCTAGGCGGAGCAATCTTAGAAGGAGAAGCTTTACCCGATGCACATGTAAAAATACCTCTAAAAACATTAAACCGTCATGGATTAATTGCAGGTGCAACTGGAACCGGAAAAACCAAAACCATACAGGTCTTATCAGAACAATTATCCTCTTTTGGAATACCAGTATTGATGATGGATATTAAGGGTGATTTTAGCGGTATTGCAAAAGAGGGTGAAGAGAAACCATTTATTACTGAACGTCATACTAAAATAAACATTCCCTACAATACAGCAAGTTTCCCTGTTGAACTGTTAAGCTTATCCGAACAAAATGGTGTTAGGCTTCGCGCTACTATTTCTGAGTTTGGACCCGTTTTGTTCTCTCGAATTTTAAATCTAAACGACACCCAAGCAGGAGTTGTTTCAGTCATCTTCAAATATTGTGATGATCACAAAATGCCTTTATTGGATTTAAAAGACATCAAAAAAGTAATCAATTACATCACCGAAGAAGGAAAAGACGAAATTGAAGAAAGATATGGCAAAATTTCTACTTCGACAACAGGTACAATTCTGAGAAAAATTATAGAATTAGAACAGCAAGGTGCCGAACTTTTTTTTGGAGAAATATCTTTTGATATTGAAGACCTCATGCGCATTGACGAAAATGGAAAAGGATATGTCAATATCTTACGACTAACTGACATTCAAGACAAACCAAAATTATTTTCAACATTCATGTTGAGTTTACTAGCTGAAATCTATCAGCAAATGCCTGAAAAAGGAGATTCAGACCAACCTGAATTAGTGATTTTTATTGATGAAGCCCATTTAATTTTCAACGAAGCCAGCAAAGCATTACTGGAACAAATAGAAACTATTGTAAAACTAATTCGCTCCAAGGGAATTGGAATTTATTTCATTACCCAAAATCCAATGGATATCCCGAGTGGAGTTTTGGCACAATTAGGTCTGAAAATCCAACATGCTTTAAGGGCTTTTACTGCCAATGACCGAAAAGCAATCAAACAAACTGCGGACAATTACCCTACATCTGAATTTTACAAAACAGATGAAATTTTGACTAGTTTAGGGATTGGAGAAGCACTTGTTACCGCATTAAACGAAAAAGGAATTCCAACACCGCTTGCAGCAACTATGATGCGTGCACCGATGAGCAGAATGGATGTTTTAACCGAAAGTGAAATCCAAGAAATCAATAATAAATCGAAACTGGTAAAAAAATACAGCGAACTTATTGATCGCGAAAGCGCTTATGAAATGTTAAATAAAAAAATAACTATACTAGAGGAAGAAGCCACAGAACAAGAACAGGCAAAAACATCTGAAAAAGAAGAAAGTAAAGGCCCGAGTACAGCAAGTGTAGTTGGGAAATCAGTTTTAAAAGTCTTGACAAGCGCTACTTTTATTAGAGGTGCCTTTGGCATTTTAACAAAAATGTTTAAAAAATAA
- a CDS encoding MotA/TolQ/ExbB proton channel family protein codes for MANVKKEKGANGGGMISGIIIVACIFVGWLIWNFIMGNGANFEGGVNTGHPLPGNMLAMVYKGGPIVPVLLGLLLMVVVFSFERYAVISKAAGTGNLDQFMTSVQKDIKSGNIEGAIASCDKQKGSVANPIKSALLKYQEVKKEGLDSEAAAETIHKEIEEVTSLEMPMLEKHMTVLSTMVSLGTLAGLLGTVTGMIKAFSALSAAGTPDQAALANGISEALINTATGISTSALAIIAYNFFTSKIDTLTYSIDEAGNTIVNTYRHFRSTQK; via the coding sequence ATGGCAAACGTTAAAAAAGAAAAAGGTGCAAACGGAGGAGGAATGATTTCAGGAATCATTATTGTAGCATGTATTTTTGTTGGATGGTTAATTTGGAATTTCATAATGGGTAATGGCGCTAATTTTGAAGGCGGTGTTAATACAGGTCACCCATTACCAGGAAATATGTTAGCAATGGTTTACAAAGGAGGTCCTATTGTTCCAGTATTATTAGGTTTATTGTTAATGGTTGTTGTGTTTTCATTTGAGCGTTATGCTGTAATTTCAAAAGCAGCTGGTACAGGTAATCTTGATCAATTTATGACAAGTGTACAAAAAGATATTAAATCTGGTAACATTGAAGGAGCTATTGCTTCATGCGACAAACAAAAAGGTTCTGTTGCAAACCCAATAAAATCAGCTTTATTGAAATACCAAGAAGTTAAAAAAGAAGGTTTAGATAGTGAAGCTGCTGCTGAAACTATTCATAAAGAAATCGAAGAGGTTACTTCGTTAGAAATGCCAATGTTAGAGAAGCACATGACTGTACTTTCTACAATGGTATCTTTGGGAACTCTTGCTGGATTATTAGGAACGGTAACAGGGATGATTAAAGCATTTAGTGCGTTATCTGCTGCTGGAACTCCGGATCAAGCTGCACTTGCAAATGGTATTTCTGAAGCATTGATTAATACAGCTACAGGAATTTCTACTTCTGCATTAGCAATTATCGCTTATAACTTTTTTACTTCTAAAATTGATACTTTGACTTACTCTATTGATGAGGCGGGTAATACAATTGTAAATACTTACAGACACTTCAGAAGTACACAAAAATAA
- a CDS encoding ExbD/TolR family protein, which produces MKKKAGSTDMTAMCDVAFLLLSFFVMTATAKIPEALPVDTPASTVQSKLPEDNLATITIGKGKVFYDLKGREVRKKALELMGQKYGVEFTESESETFGLMEGIGVPISGLKQLIAMKTADRSKPGVQSGVPKDSLDNQLKEWIYNSRIANIDVNDKELQIAIKGDAKEEYPAIKQVMDILQDQKINSFNLVTGLRATEK; this is translated from the coding sequence ATGAAGAAAAAAGCAGGGTCTACTGATATGACTGCTATGTGTGATGTCGCTTTTCTTTTGTTGTCGTTCTTTGTAATGACAGCAACAGCTAAGATACCAGAGGCATTGCCAGTAGATACGCCTGCATCAACGGTTCAATCTAAGTTGCCAGAAGATAATTTAGCTACTATAACTATTGGTAAAGGAAAAGTTTTCTATGACCTTAAGGGAAGAGAAGTTAGAAAAAAGGCTCTTGAATTAATGGGTCAAAAATATGGTGTTGAATTTACAGAAAGTGAATCAGAAACTTTTGGTTTAATGGAAGGTATTGGGGTTCCAATTTCAGGACTTAAACAATTGATTGCTATGAAAACTGCAGATAGAAGTAAGCCTGGTGTGCAATCAGGGGTTCCTAAGGATTCATTAGATAATCAATTGAAAGAATGGATTTACAATTCTCGTATTGCAAATATTGATGTAAATGATAAAGAATTGCAAATTGCCATAAAAGGTGATGCGAAAGAAGAATATCCTGCGATCAAACAAGTGATGGATATTTTACAAGATCAAAAAATCAATAGCTTTAACCTAGTTACTGGTTTAAGAGCAACAGAAAAATAA
- a CDS encoding YfiT family bacillithiol transferase, which translates to MEKTALEKSQYPIGKFMAPESYSAEYLTAKIEEIASFPERLKKEILHLTEEQLETPYRQDGWTIRQVIHHCADSHMNCFVRIKWALTEENPTIKFYYENLWAELHDNLTMPIQPTLSLLEGLHFRLTYLMKNLSEVDLEKSFIHPENSTEFKIKEIIGTYAWHGNHHLAHITTLKKQKGW; encoded by the coding sequence ATGGAAAAGACAGCATTAGAAAAATCACAATATCCTATTGGGAAATTTATGGCACCCGAATCCTATTCAGCCGAATACCTTACTGCTAAAATAGAAGAAATTGCTAGCTTTCCAGAACGATTGAAAAAAGAAATCCTTCATTTAACCGAAGAACAACTAGAAACACCATATCGTCAAGATGGCTGGACCATTCGTCAAGTAATACATCATTGTGCTGATAGCCATATGAACTGTTTTGTTAGAATAAAATGGGCACTGACTGAAGAAAATCCAACAATAAAATTTTATTATGAAAATCTTTGGGCTGAATTACATGATAATTTAACAATGCCCATTCAGCCTACTCTTTCCTTACTAGAAGGATTGCACTTTCGTTTGACATATTTAATGAAAAATTTATCAGAAGTAGATTTAGAAAAAAGCTTCATTCACCCTGAAAACAGTACCGAATTTAAAATTAAGGAAATCATAGGAACATATGCTTGGCATGGTAATCATCATCTAGCACATATCACAACACTAAAAAAACAAAAAGGATGGTGA
- a CDS encoding PstS family phosphate ABC transporter substrate-binding protein, whose product MKNHSKLSLFILFLVAVLIFACNQISDKNAKETILKGSTTIYVDETLAPIIEDQVAVFENEYNAKVTLVAKSESETVNSLFKEKAAIAILSRNLSAEELKIFKQRKINPKTTVFATDAIAFIANKNNKDTLVALQDVISFMQGKPVASIKGLVFDNLNSSTVRYMNSLAGINAIPEKGVFSFKSNDEVIKYVSENDGMIGVVGVNWLSQPLPAMQKYVDNVNSLSVKGLKSDNYYIPSQNNIAEGKYPLARDLYIINCQGFSGLGMGFASFVAGDVGQRIILKSGLLPVRIPTRKFTIIGKEQNDNK is encoded by the coding sequence ATGAAAAATCATTCTAAACTTTCTCTTTTTATTTTGTTTTTAGTAGCAGTATTGATTTTTGCTTGTAATCAAATATCAGATAAAAATGCTAAGGAAACTATTCTAAAAGGTTCAACTACTATATATGTAGACGAAACCTTAGCCCCTATTATTGAAGATCAAGTTGCGGTATTTGAAAATGAATACAATGCCAAAGTAACGCTTGTTGCTAAATCTGAATCGGAGACAGTCAACTCTTTATTTAAAGAAAAGGCAGCTATTGCAATTTTGTCTAGAAATTTGTCTGCTGAAGAATTGAAGATTTTCAAACAAAGAAAAATTAATCCTAAAACAACTGTTTTTGCCACTGATGCAATAGCATTTATAGCAAACAAAAACAATAAAGATACGCTGGTTGCGTTACAAGATGTTATTAGTTTCATGCAAGGTAAGCCTGTTGCATCAATCAAAGGGTTAGTTTTTGATAATCTAAACTCAAGTACCGTTCGATACATGAATTCATTGGCGGGGATTAATGCTATTCCGGAAAAGGGAGTTTTTTCCTTTAAATCTAATGATGAAGTTATAAAGTACGTTTCCGAAAATGATGGTATGATTGGAGTAGTTGGTGTTAATTGGCTTTCTCAACCTTTGCCAGCAATGCAAAAATACGTTGATAATGTTAACTCTTTAAGTGTTAAAGGACTTAAAAGTGATAATTATTATATTCCATCACAAAATAATATTGCAGAAGGAAAATACCCTTTGGCACGCGATTTGTATATAATCAACTGTCAAGGTTTTTCAGGTTTAGGAATGGGCTTCGCTTCATTTGTAGCTGGAGATGTTGGTCAAAGAATAATTTTAAAATCTGGATTGCTACCAGTTCGTATTCCTACAAGGAAATTTACAATAATTGGTAAAGAACAAAATGATAATAAATAA
- a CDS encoding YkgJ family cysteine cluster protein, with product MKHILNNLPKEAKDKHIENKKYFDKLKKKTPKNLDYVMQDLHDTEFKKTDCLKCANCCKTTGPLFTDADIERVSKYLRQKPQQFIEQYLRIDEDRDYVLQSVPCTFLDNENACMIYDVRPKACREFPHTDRKKFQQITDLTLKNVAICPAAFNIVEEMKKKMPL from the coding sequence TTGAAACATATTCTAAACAATCTTCCTAAAGAAGCCAAAGATAAGCATATCGAAAATAAAAAGTATTTCGATAAGCTGAAAAAGAAGACGCCAAAAAATTTAGATTATGTAATGCAAGATTTACATGATACTGAATTCAAAAAAACGGATTGTTTAAAATGTGCTAATTGTTGTAAAACGACAGGGCCATTATTCACAGATGCGGATATTGAGCGTGTTTCAAAATATTTGCGTCAAAAACCACAACAGTTTATTGAGCAATATCTTCGAATTGATGAAGACAGAGATTATGTTTTGCAAAGTGTACCCTGTACTTTTTTAGATAATGAAAATGCTTGTATGATTTATGATGTTCGTCCAAAAGCATGCAGAGAATTTCCGCATACGGATAGGAAAAAGTTCCAACAAATTACTGATTTAACATTGAAAAACGTAGCTATTTGTCCAGCTGCTTTTAATATTGTAGAAGAAATGAAGAAGAAAATGCCATTATGA
- a CDS encoding energy transducer TonB, translating to MKLDIFTNQWLDIVFEGRNKAYGAYELRKSNNKTTVRALIFGAIIFAIAVSMPLILGLLPDSSDGDDTLDTKIVSIKLPPKKEEIKKNIPPPPPPPPKVDQVKFVKPVVAKAEEVTEEPPKTVEIKDKKLGAETIKGDPDAVLTVEPVGTGTAAVVEEVDNQIYNTAGIEVKPDFPGGIDKFYKFVGNNYQTPEEEGLKGKVYVTFVVEKDGSLTDIKVIRDIGYGTGKEAIRVLKKCPKWTPGEQNGKKVRVLYSLPITIQSAE from the coding sequence ATGAAATTAGATATATTCACAAACCAATGGCTTGATATTGTATTCGAAGGTCGTAACAAGGCTTATGGCGCTTACGAGCTAAGAAAATCAAATAACAAGACTACTGTTAGAGCGCTTATCTTTGGTGCAATTATTTTTGCTATAGCAGTTAGTATGCCACTTATTTTAGGTTTATTACCTGATTCTTCAGATGGTGATGACACTTTAGATACTAAAATTGTAAGTATCAAATTGCCACCTAAGAAGGAAGAAATTAAAAAAAATATTCCACCTCCACCACCACCTCCACCAAAAGTAGATCAGGTAAAATTTGTTAAGCCTGTTGTTGCAAAAGCTGAAGAAGTAACGGAAGAACCACCTAAAACTGTAGAAATTAAAGATAAAAAATTAGGTGCAGAAACTATTAAAGGAGATCCAGATGCTGTTTTAACTGTGGAACCGGTAGGTACAGGAACTGCAGCTGTTGTAGAAGAGGTAGATAACCAAATTTATAATACTGCTGGTATTGAAGTTAAGCCTGATTTTCCAGGTGGTATTGACAAGTTTTACAAATTTGTTGGTAATAACTATCAAACTCCAGAAGAAGAAGGATTAAAAGGTAAAGTTTATGTTACTTTTGTAGTTGAAAAAGATGGTTCATTAACTGATATCAAAGTAATTAGAGATATTGGTTATGGTACTGGAAAAGAGGCTATCCGTGTCTTGAAAAAATGTCCTAAATGGACTCCAGGTGAGCAAAATGGTAAAAAAGTGAGAGTACTTTATTCATTGCCTATTACTATCCAATCTGCGGAATAA
- a CDS encoding ExbD/TolR family protein codes for MAELNTGDGGGKKGGKVRSKKSNSKVDLTAMVDLAFLLITFFMLTTTLSKPQSMPLGLPDKNDDPTKNKDIKVDENRTLTVLLGDNDKMVYYMGLLTSPIAGPKDISYGKEGIRKELLKRKKSVVEYTGNKDKGLIVIIKPSKKSNYRNLVDILDEMAIVGVPTNAIVNDFSPEELKLLESK; via the coding sequence ATGGCTGAATTAAATACTGGCGACGGTGGAGGCAAAAAAGGTGGAAAAGTAAGAAGTAAAAAATCAAATTCAAAAGTAGATTTAACTGCTATGGTGGATTTGGCATTCTTATTGATTACATTCTTTATGCTTACTACTACGTTGTCAAAACCACAATCGATGCCTTTGGGTTTACCAGATAAGAATGATGATCCTACAAAAAATAAAGATATTAAAGTTGATGAAAATCGTACTTTAACAGTTTTATTAGGTGATAATGATAAGATGGTATACTATATGGGATTGTTAACATCTCCTATAGCTGGACCTAAAGACATTTCTTATGGTAAAGAAGGAATTCGTAAGGAATTATTGAAAAGAAAAAAATCAGTAGTTGAATACACTGGAAATAAGGACAAAGGTTTAATTGTAATTATAAAACCAAGTAAAAAATCAAACTACCGTAATTTAGTAGACATACTTGATGAGATGGCAATTGTAGGGGTTCCTACAAACGCAATTGTAAATGATTTTTCTCCTGAAGAACTAAAATTGTTAGAAAGTAAATAA
- a CDS encoding 7-carboxy-7-deazaguanine synthase QueE, with protein sequence MLSKEIQLEVNKGAMLPLMEEFYTIQGEGFHTGTAAYFIRIGGCDVGCHWCDVKESWNAELHPPTGIDLIVGNASKYSETVVVTGGEPLMWDMSLLTQKLKENNRKVHIETSGAYPLSGDWDWICLSPKKNKLPTETVYDNAHELKVIIHNKHDFIFAEEQAEKVNSNAILFLQPEWSKKEEMTPLIVEYVMNNPKWRVSLQTHKYLNIP encoded by the coding sequence ATGTTATCAAAAGAAATACAATTAGAGGTTAACAAAGGTGCTATGCTACCGCTGATGGAAGAATTTTATACTATTCAAGGAGAAGGATTTCATACTGGTACTGCCGCGTACTTTATTAGAATTGGCGGATGCGATGTAGGTTGCCATTGGTGTGATGTTAAAGAAAGCTGGAATGCCGAATTACATCCTCCTACAGGTATTGATTTAATAGTTGGAAATGCAAGCAAGTACTCAGAAACTGTTGTTGTTACAGGTGGTGAACCATTAATGTGGGACATGTCATTGCTGACGCAAAAGCTAAAAGAGAATAATAGAAAAGTTCATATAGAAACTTCAGGCGCTTATCCACTTTCTGGAGATTGGGACTGGATTTGTCTTTCGCCAAAGAAAAATAAATTGCCAACCGAAACAGTATACGATAATGCACATGAGTTAAAAGTAATCATTCACAATAAACATGACTTTATTTTTGCCGAAGAGCAAGCCGAAAAAGTGAATAGTAATGCTATTTTATTTTTGCAGCCGGAATGGAGTAAAAAAGAAGAAATGACTCCGCTGATTGTAGAGTATGTTATGAATAATCCCAAATGGCGTGTTTCTTTACAAACGCATAAATATTTGAACATACCATAA
- a CDS encoding tetratricopeptide repeat protein → MNKFKFFSVALLASAFASQAQDINQAKKAIDAEQFESAKSILKSIIKAKPSNGTAFFTLGNVYLTQSIEDSAKIYFQNGLSASEGAKLNNIGLGQMDLEKNDVTAAQAKFALATKDIKKKDVQEYVYIARAYMNIAKPDYKSAIAILNRAVINNPQDAQLQLALGDAYYGDGKQNEAYVAYRSAFQADNTLLRAKMQLGVLLKGAKSYDEALKAYNEVIAINPNYGPVYRELAETYYKIARNKPSQAAENYKTAIGYYDKYMSLTDYSIHSRMRRADFLILVEDYAALEVEANKMIELDKVNPRIYRYLGYAAYKNGNVDVAIKSLESFINAPGNKAIALDYLYLGLTKIKKGTSADGSSIDVDALNAGLVDIKKAVEMEPLAVQDLSEVGKKLFTQKLYKEAASIFEFGANVMDSRTYLDDNVYYGLSNYYANNSKDVKPDVVALQKADAAFEKVLVASPTYHEAYLYRARTNRLLEKDDVMTKNYEDYVAKVTALGAEETAKPAVKAKIIESYNNIAASYANTDKAKAIEYFNKTLALDPANAYATQSVNTLK, encoded by the coding sequence ATGAATAAATTTAAATTTTTTAGTGTTGCATTGTTGGCTTCCGCTTTTGCAAGTCAAGCACAAGATATAAATCAAGCAAAAAAGGCTATCGATGCAGAGCAATTTGAAAGCGCTAAATCGATATTAAAATCGATTATTAAAGCAAAACCAAGTAATGGTACAGCTTTCTTTACTTTAGGGAATGTGTATCTTACTCAAAGTATAGAAGATTCCGCTAAAATATATTTTCAAAATGGATTAAGTGCATCTGAAGGAGCTAAGTTGAATAACATTGGTTTAGGTCAAATGGATTTAGAAAAAAATGATGTAACAGCAGCTCAAGCGAAATTTGCTTTGGCTACAAAAGACATCAAAAAGAAAGATGTGCAAGAGTATGTTTATATAGCAAGAGCTTATATGAATATCGCAAAGCCAGATTATAAAAGCGCTATCGCAATTTTGAACCGTGCAGTGATAAACAATCCTCAAGACGCACAATTGCAATTAGCATTAGGTGATGCTTATTATGGTGATGGCAAACAAAATGAAGCTTACGTAGCATACAGAAGTGCTTTTCAAGCAGATAATACTTTGTTAAGAGCTAAAATGCAATTAGGAGTATTGTTGAAAGGTGCAAAATCATACGATGAAGCTTTAAAAGCTTATAATGAAGTTATTGCAATAAACCCTAATTATGGGCCTGTATACAGAGAATTAGCAGAAACGTATTATAAAATAGCACGTAATAAACCTTCTCAAGCTGCTGAAAACTATAAAACAGCGATAGGATATTATGATAAGTATATGTCTTTAACAGATTATTCTATCCATTCAAGAATGCGTCGTGCTGATTTCCTTATCTTAGTAGAAGATTATGCTGCTCTTGAAGTAGAAGCTAATAAGATGATTGAACTAGATAAAGTAAATCCAAGAATTTATCGTTATTTAGGATATGCGGCTTACAAAAATGGAAACGTTGATGTAGCAATTAAATCTTTGGAAAGTTTCATTAATGCACCTGGAAATAAAGCAATTGCTTTAGATTATTTATATTTAGGTTTAACCAAAATTAAAAAAGGAACTAGTGCTGATGGATCATCAATTGATGTTGATGCTTTAAATGCTGGATTAGTTGATATTAAAAAGGCAGTAGAGATGGAACCTTTAGCAGTTCAAGATTTAAGTGAAGTTGGTAAAAAATTATTTACACAAAAACTATACAAAGAGGCTGCTTCAATTTTTGAATTTGGAGCTAATGTTATGGATTCTAGAACTTATCTTGATGATAATGTTTATTATGGTTTGTCAAATTATTATGCTAATAATAGTAAAGATGTAAAACCAGATGTTGTAGCTTTACAAAAAGCAGATGCTGCTTTCGAAAAAGTTTTAGTAGCATCCCCAACATATCATGAAGCGTACCTTTACAGAGCAAGAACGAACCGTTTGCTTGAAAAAGACGATGTAATGACTAAAAACTATGAGGATTATGTTGCTAAAGTTACCGCTTTAGGGGCTGAAGAAACTGCAAAACCTGCCGTGAAAGCTAAAATTATTGAATCTTACAATAATATTGCTGCTAGTTATGCTAATACTGATAAAGCAAAAGCTATTGAATATTTCAATAAAACCTTAGCACTTGATCCTGCTAATGCTTATGCAACTCAATCAGTGAATACATTGAAATAA
- a CDS encoding class I SAM-dependent methyltransferase, whose protein sequence is MKDLFGKAILDFQTNNSPEDLVTETSISEEDEMSVEYLFRTYKEMPKLEQKALQLARGKILDVGCGAGSHSLSLQNERNLDVHSIDISPNAIKACQLRGLKNAKVQNILEMDSNNPENKFDTILLLMNGTGIFGTLKETTKFLQKLRSLLNPSGQILIDSSDIIYMFDNDEDGGKWIPSNGYYGELTFTIRYKNEKEDEFPWLYLDYNTLQNAAFANGLQSELILEGEHYDYLAKLSI, encoded by the coding sequence ATGAAAGACCTTTTTGGCAAAGCCATCCTAGATTTTCAAACCAATAATTCCCCGGAAGATTTAGTCACAGAAACCTCTATCTCAGAAGAAGATGAAATGAGTGTTGAATATCTCTTTCGCACTTATAAAGAAATGCCAAAACTAGAACAAAAAGCGTTACAACTTGCCAGAGGAAAAATTTTGGATGTAGGATGTGGTGCAGGAAGTCATAGCTTATCTTTACAAAACGAACGGAATTTAGACGTTCATTCGATTGACATTTCTCCAAATGCAATTAAAGCCTGTCAACTTCGAGGATTAAAAAATGCAAAAGTTCAAAACATACTTGAAATGGACTCTAACAATCCTGAAAACAAGTTTGACACCATTTTATTATTAATGAATGGTACTGGTATTTTTGGAACCCTGAAAGAAACTACTAAATTTTTACAAAAACTTAGAAGCTTATTAAACCCAAGCGGGCAAATTCTAATTGATTCCTCAGACATCATTTATATGTTTGACAATGATGAAGATGGTGGGAAATGGATTCCAAGTAACGGATATTATGGCGAATTGACTTTTACAATTCGTTATAAAAATGAAAAAGAAGATGAATTTCCTTGGCTATACTTAGATTATAACACTTTACAAAATGCAGCTTTTGCTAATGGATTACAAAGTGAGTTGATTCTGGAAGGAGAACACTATGATTATTTAGCAAAACTTTCGATTTAA